Within the Channa argus isolate prfri chromosome 12, Channa argus male v1.0, whole genome shotgun sequence genome, the region CCATCTTTAAAGAACTTAGCAGGAAGgttggagggaggcctctttgtttgacagtgcagagagacatcatgtccctccatcacagggaggacaggactctgcaggatcactgctccacctcaacacagagaaaaactacagcatttcatccatttccacacagcttcatcaacactaactccacagtctgatcttaccagtgacagtgatggtgatgctgttactggttgatccctctctggactcacaccagtaaagtCCACTGTCCAATGTGGTGGTGGGATTGATGTTACAGGAAAAACCAACTGGTTCTGCCCAGTCTTCACACTCAGCTCTGGTCTCTCTGGTCgtgttcctcctcagtgtccatccagcagagctgtcgtcctcctcacagctcaaAGAGACAAACTCTCcaacaaacagctgagagaagctgggactcacagtcagacAAGCTGTGATCACTGAGATGATGTAACAGTGAGTAAAGAATCACAAAAATTAGAGCACATggttacaaaatataaaaagttctacatatttttatttgctaaaattaattaaaataattaattaattaaaaaaactcagCAGACTTCAACTCAAAGAACCTTAAAATGCAGCGtgtgattatttaaatatgGAGTCTATGAAAatcaatataacatttttctaaataggGAGAAAATCATTATAAAGAAAAtttttaatagtaataaaaGCAGTGGGATAATGAAACAAGGACAATTTCTTCACTCAGCAGCAGCTTTCAAAGCCAAAACTGAAGCTAATGACGAAGAACTATAAAGTCAAACACCACAGACGACCAGCAGATGGCTTCAAACATCAgggtttttaaaaccatccaTAGATAAAGACTCAGCTTATCTCTTCTTTGTCACTGAACATGTGCAGACACTTAAACTGACACTTAAACACAGAAATCTTATACAGAGACAGTGGAGTTTCTTCTAGTGTCAGGCAGATGatagagaggaaaaaagtgaTGATCACACAGTTACAGAAAACTGATCAAGTAGAGATCAGTGTAACAGTGAGTAAAGattcacacagagagacagtgaaCACCAACATCTAACCTTCAACAGTCTCTGTGTTTCTATGACGTCCTGCTGTGTCCTTCACACTAACTCATCTTTCTCAGACACAATGAGACATTTTCAGTCtgtcatagaaaacatttactgaccttggtttgttgtgcagatcagcagtgaagtcacaactaaagagaaatgagagTCTGGTTTGAGCTGTAATAACTGATCTACTGTGGGAAGCAGCAGTGATCTTCTCTCAACATTCAGACATCAACACATCCAGCAGACTGGACTCACCCAGCAGCCTCTCAACTGATGTTTTGTCCATTCTGCAGCTACCACCACATGTCAGAGTGTCTctgaacagcagctgcaggaaacatatgaacagaaaagaagaagccacagatCAAACCACAGATCATGtggtacaaatacaaaaagctcTTTTATTACAAATGAGTACGTTAATTGAAATCACGACATTTACAAAACCTCCACAGATTGATCTAAGAAcctaaaaagaaatgcagcctGTGATCCTTAAAATatggtgaaaatgaaaataaagttcaGCAGTTTTTACAACTGAAGATAATCAGGAAGAGCCTTAAATTAAAACACCACAGACGACCAGTAGATGGCTCcaagcatcagtgtgtttaaatgacGTCCATAGATAAAGATTCAACTTATCTTTTCTTAGTCACTCAACacatttgaagattttttttattttttcttgaggAAACTACAAGCAGTCAGTCAAAACttacaaaagtaaaaggttTAGGTTCATCAATATCattgaaataacagcaaagtTATTGAAGCTTTTAAACACCAAACTAATGACTGCTAATGATAGAACTACTGCTAATATGAAGAAttctaataattaaatgtattgagTATTTACTGAAACGGGAACTGGACAGAACTGAAAAcaagttcacacattttaatttaaagaacaagaaaaactcATTTAGCATCAAACTAAAGCAGAACCTGCTTCagtaagaaacacaaagaggaggTTGATGGTTTCTTCCCCCATCTTGTTTTAGACACAGTAaacatccctccatccatcaaGCTTTAGTTcaactttctttttatctgtctCTAAACATCACATCGTCTCCTCCGTCGTGTATTTAACCAATAACTGATGGTTAATTTCTGAAGAACACACAGTAGAAGCTCTGATGTTCATGAGTTCTTCCCGGTAGTAAGATCCACCAGAACTGTGGCAGAACACTGCATTCAAACACAAGACAATACAAAGTAGAGCGCACTGAAACACCGAGGCTGCCGTCCGCGTCATCTTCCATCATTATTGCTGTTTATTTGGCATTTTCCCACAAAAGTCAACAGATGACACAATaaatcaaagatttaaaaaaagtatttttgttctctgtttattttccttctgtccAAGATTTTAACATCTAAAATTTTACTTCtagtaaatatataaacatatgcaaagcaatacaaaaaaaaatctaataacatAATTTTCATTAATGTAAATGATCTGAATAACTAAATGTTTGCTTCAGACGTatacatgttattttatttcaaattgtgttttatggcAATGAGTGAATCAATAATTAATCCACATACAATAATGTCcataacaatctaaaatatgagctaatatgctgaggaaataaattcataaatgttcatcATTCCATCAGTTTCTCACTCACTATGAAACACGATTTCTTTCCTGGTTCAGTTTCTCCCATCAGCTCAGGGTTTCCACTTCAGATCATGTGGTCTGTCAGATGTGTGCCGGCTCACACAAGCTCAACAGTTTGTGATGGTCagtttgggggttcagggtcttgtccaggtacatttccacatatgaCTCTACACAGTCGAGCTGAGAATCACTGAAGCTACGGTCGACAGGTGGACagtcaccacctgagccactgctgccccctcaccacagatctcagttcatcagtgttcagtttatcttttttacattatattaaatatacttatatattattatattttttatttcttttttcattcacaTTGTAGGAAATTATTAAGAATCACTTCATCACATCAGCTCTGGCATATGCACcttcctctcccccctccctccctcagacaaacctctctctgcttctttgccaaACCATAGattacatgtttctgtgttaatgtttctctgttatCACCAAACCAATGGAGCGTatctcaaaaacaaagttacaaatattaaaatttatggACGAATGGTTTTTAACAGAAAACCTGCATTCAGCTCTTTTTTGAGGAAAAGTTGCTTTGGGCATCAAATGGTGCCAGATACTGGACTTAATTAAacactgtgtgtctcactgaggtCAAAGGTAACGTCAGCTTTTATATCACATTTATTAAGTGTCTGACAAATGGACAGAACATGATGCCAGAGGAAGGAAAACAAGTTGTTAAACATCCATTCAGGTCTTTATTACATTCTTTCCATTGTTCATTCAACCATCTCAGGTTgagtttttcatatattaaaataaactttacagacaataaaatgttcagttggataaaacatatttacaaaccaCAGCTGGAAAATTCTCCAGGATAATCagataaagataatgaaaggatggaaaacaaactctatttcaaattaataggtttttaagagatgttttaacattaaagcaggtgtttcctgtctgatcaCTTCCAACaagatcatgttaaaacttttttgaatgtaaactgaaaagacctacaaataaattacaatagtaatttacaataatacaatattttttttttttttttttttttttttgtttatggagtgatATTGATAAATTAAAACCTGAACAGTacctttgtaatataaacatgtaggGGGGTTACACATATGTGAAcggaaccatttttattttataggttGATTACACTACATAAGCCAAACAAGtttcaaattgaaaaaatagttttaagtattttttttacattgttaaactttaaaacgggtcaatttgaccctgaacataacAGGATCGTTAAGGTTgaatgttttcttccattttactCAGTGCTTCATTCAAGTTGTGAATCACAcctttaattttaacacaatctTGACTGTAGCATGTGGTTTTATTGCGTCTCTTGCAggacaaacattttactgatgattCATTTCAGCCTAGTTCTGCAAATCTTTCTCCTCACTTGGAGCATCGTGCCTGTACGTTCCAGCATCACCACAACAGACACCACTCTGTTAGCACCTACACAAGAATAATGTCCAACAGTCCAGAGATAATCTTCAGATAAGAACCACaaagtgtgctgcacattttattctatgctgaatttatttttcattaactctATCAGGATATGAGATGTTGGTCATGTCACACAGTTCTGATCCACATGTCTTAACTGTGGCTCATGTAAATTCAGGTTTACAGATATTATAGTCATCGTTTtccccacaaccttttccaGAAATTATaaccatctctttatttttcccaatgTAAAGGTGAAGATTATGATCTGTAGACGAGCTTCTTTCTCTATGCtgatacatctgatgttgttaTGAGCCCAACCAGTGTCGTGTcgtcagcacatttaaacttcttcACTGAGTCATCACAAGTGGTCcaatcatttgtgtaaagtcTAGATTTCTGTATGTAGGAAGGTTTTATAGATGAATAACAAGGAATGATTAGTCCTTGTCAGCAAAGACGTCCATCCAGCTTCTGAAGTAATGATTGAGGAACATGGTGCAGAATCTCTTTGAACTGGAAAAGActgtcaaagaagcagagagaggtgtgtctgagggagggaggggggagaacaaggtatttataccatgtcagatgtgaggacTTGACACTTGCAGCGATGGCTTCCTACAAAGTGATGAGTGTGGTGACTCTGCAGACACCAGGTAagaacctcctcactgtccacacctgaaCCAATCAGGTTTCAGATCTAATTCACGtaaaaaactgaacactgatgaagtgagatctgtggtgagggggcagcagtggctcaggtggtgactGTCCACCTGTCGACCGTAGCAGCCCGACTGTGTAGAGtcatatgtggaaatgtacctggaaatgttatattttattaacataatttgtattaaaatagaatttatacTTCTGAAGCAAAAATTTAATTACAgagtaaattttaatttattaaaaatataattagatttgatgtgtttttgagttATTTAAGTTACgtatgagtaaaataaataaatagagaaataaaattcaaaactgaGTAAAGTCACTTAAAACCTTTAGCatctaaattttattttaccatctgttgaattttgtggaaaaataaaaaataaacaacaaacaatttttaataatgtttaaaaagaaatctgttgataataagtaataaacgttaaaaaataaatttaaaccaTATTTAGTGAAAACATTAGTGTTGtataaaaggtgtgtgtgtattactaacagtttctttgtgttctgtgtttcagagagtctctcacagctggatggtaagtcccagtttgctcctgtctgatttagttaaagatgatcttcacactgttgttggatagaaatgtttcagattgtgtttgtgtcaaatcTAGAACTTCAGACTGCAGGTAAACAACACGAATCAGTCATATTTGTTATAAATTTGCTATAATCACGCTGATTCAGACAATTACAAAAACTCATGACTTGAACTGaaacaaaatcagtgaaaaacatttcagtttaagaGTCAAGATTCTTTGTCATTTCACacgttattttttaaaagcacagactgaaatgaaattttgtTCCTCATGAGTTTCTGAGCACAAAATAGAaaagtagtaataaaaaaaagcaatcaaCTGTAAATaggtcacaaaaacacaacacacagtagattaaagtgacaaatgatttcaaattgtAAACAGTTACACTCATTAAGCAGTGGTCCTCTCATGGGGAGGGGTTTATGAGGACGGTGTGAGGGTGCAGTCTATCGTGAGTCTCACAGGAGTGTAGGAGTGGCCTTATTACCTGCTTAGCAAGCAGGTAATATACAGACTGGTTAGCAAACAGGCAAGTTTAGCAGATTAGCAGTTTAGCAGACCGGTAACAGGCCAAACTGATTTATCAGCAGGCTTCAGGCAGGTGATTGCAGACATTACCATGATCCAAATGACACATAGACAATGTCTGGAAGGCTCACTGAAGTCATGCAGGGGACTGTGGGAAGGGCTGGGTTTGAGTCACGGGAACAGGTGTAACCAATTAGGAGAGGTGATGAATGTAAAGTGGCTGAACAGAGCAGGATGTGGAGACAggtgaatacaaaataaaagaccgagacaggaagtgaaaccaaAGGGCCGATCAAGACAAGTAGGGATCACCACGGCAAACCATTGCAGCTCTTCACGAAACTGTGCTGACAAAGTCAGAgacaaaaattttaatattcCACTGCATCAAAGTGAAATATCCCAGGAGTCTTAGACTATATTTTGGTCTCTTTATAAACTTTGGAACCTCCACGATCATCTAAACTACATCTATGTGGGTTTAACTTAAACGCACAAAGTTTACAAGGCTTTAAAGCCAAAATTCTCAACCTGTTTGGTTTGTCTCCAGCTGTGGTCTGTGGCCAGGCCCCACTAAATACTTGTGTTCTGAGAGGAAGCTCTTATGTTACAGATGGTGAGTGTCCGTGGATGCTGAGCAGTGTCGACTGTTTCTCAAGGTGAGACACCTGGGACATGTTCGTGTTTGTCCATCACCACAGTGGACAGTTGTTGTAGAAAAGGACTGGGTCAGGTGGGGAATCCACAAAATACTGAGACAGACGGACTAacaggttgttggtttggtTCGGCACACAGTGATATATTGTTGACTGTAGCTTCAACCTTTGTCCTTTGGGACAGAAACACTGAGCCAGTTCTTTGATCAACAGTCCAACAAGTTGAACCTGTAAAGATCCAGTCCTGGTTTAAAAtcagatgttttaaagtgttgagttTTTCTCAGTCCTAATTTAACTCATGTTATCTCCCTCAGTTTACCCACAGGATGTGTTTGGACCCTCCCCCCAACCCTGTCCAAGTACAACTGTCTGGACAACGAAGGATGTTTGGTGTGAGCTTGTCATGCTGgccatgtttgtgcttttaaggGTTTAAGGCCTTTCAGCCACCAGTAGTTTAGCTCTGATTAAGTAGCAGTGACTAACAGCTGTGCAGGAGAGGAGTcacacaatgatcccacaagaATAGAAGTTTCCTGTTCAGTCATTttttctctgaacattgttgaaGATCTGCTTCACATGAGGATTTTATTAAAggaacctgcatctctgagctgtttgtgacttttatttaaatcagtgaTTTCCACTGTGCACGTTCACAAACTGATCATGTGCTGGGGTGTAGCTATAGACCCTCTAGAGGTATAGTAGCACCATCTATTGACAAAAATATGCTACAGCACCAAAGTGTGTCTTAAGAGAAATTATTGTTCCAGTTTCAGGAAGCTTGTCACATTAGTTTATACAGACATTGGACATGTACCAGGCGTGTCACATACAAAGGACTCACAAGGGCTAAACACTCAAGATAGAAGAAGGAAATCAAACTTGACATCCgattaagaaaataacaagatgttttagggttttatgtAAGACAGACGGGTGGGTGGATTtcaaataacattataaaatgagcataataacaaatacaaagtgcagaaaacacCACTCAGCAATAATGGAGAAGCAGTGGAACCCTGAGCTTGTTTCTCTACAACAACATATCTGTTAAtctgtgttaattttttcttctatatataatattaaatatatttttatattatttgatttttttacacgTCACTTTGTAGGAAACCATTGAGATTCACTTCATCACACCAGCTCTGGCATAAACACCTTCTTCTaaaacctctctctgcttctttgacaaaCAATCCTGGCAgcggcatctttctcactctcgtAGCTTCTCTAcctgtgtgctgcagggctcagttcttggtcctcttctcttttctgtctatactacatccctgggctctatcatccactcacatggtctttcctatcactgctatgctgatgacacacagctcttcctgtcctttccactggacgactccactgtctcatcgcgcatttctgcctgtctctcagacatttCTTCCTGGATGAGAGGGACACATCTttagctcaacctctccaagaccgaagtccttgtcttcccagccagaccttcgacgcaacacagcatcagcatcaacattggatctacagtgattgtcccactaagtcggccaaaaatctgggggtcatcatcatGGTGCAAAAAATAtgagcaataaggcaataaaggtgaggtagtgcagttctgaaaaaaataaatgagcaaatgcaaaatgtaattcaatgtaaacagttgtgtccatgataacagttattttatgttcatggttgtaaactcctgtcagctgtttaggagtctgatggcagaggggaagaaatagttcttcagtcttgaggttctgcatttcacacttctgttcCTCCGTCCTGAGGAacagaagtgtgaacagtccgtgctgaGGGTGCGAGAGGTCTTTGAGTATGGacgcagctctcctgtggactctgtggTAGAGGTCttcactgatgtggacacccaggtatttaaagtttaaagttctctcctttctcatgtccactatcatttcctttgtcttgtccgtgttgagggtgaggttgttgtctccacaccatgacaccagactggccacctttctcctgtaggctgcctcgtcaccaccagcaatgcgtcctatcactgcggtATTGTCCGcaaacttcaggatgatgttgtccttgtgggaggcgacacagtcgtaggtgaacagggtgtagaggatggggctgagtacacaaccctgtggagtgccaatgtttgtgatgatactgGCTGAAGACCTtttaccaatcctgacagactgagtcctgccagtcaggaagtcttggagccagtcacagagggtggggggtagaccaagtgtggacagtttgtgggtgaggtTGTGGGAAATGACTGTATTGAAGGCGGAGTTGTAGTTGATAAAGAGTATCCtgaggtatgagtccttattttccagatgagagagggagtagtggatggcTGCAGCAATGGCATCCGAGGTGGACCTGTTTGGCTGGTAGACATACTGCAGTGGGTCAAAAGTGTCTGGTATGCTGATCTGAATGTGGGCCAGCACCACTCTCCCgaaacacttcataatgattggagtgagtgccactgACTtgtagtcattcaggcaggtgggtgggctcttcttaggcagggggacgatggtcgtggtcttaaaacaaaaaggaacgATGCACTAGCTGAGGGAGAGGTggaagatggaggtgagaacatcagccagctcgttggcacatgctctgagggcccACCCAGGAATGTTTtctggtcctgctgctttgtGGGGGTAgatcttcctcagagctttgtgtacctgggtCATTGAGATggttggtggaggggaggggggttgagtggtccaggtgtgtgtgagcccgctctctgcagtgtagctgggggACTCAAAGTGAGTGTAGAATGTGTTGAGGTCGTCCGGCAGGCTGTCTGTTGAGGTGATGCTGGTGGTGTTggtcctgtagtctgtgatgtgctgcagtttttgccACATCAGGCACGAGTCAGCATTAGAGTAGAagctgtccagcttctctcttctctcggcctcttggccgct harbors:
- the LOC137138054 gene encoding Fc receptor-like protein 5, yielding MLITACLTVSPSFSQLFVGEFVSLSCEEDDSSAGWTLRRNTTRETRAECEDWAEPVGFSCNINPTTTLDSGLYWCESREGSTSNSITITVTGGAVILQSPVLPVMEGHDVSLHCQTKRPPSNLPAKFFKDGVFIGTEPTGHMTIHHVTKSDEGLYKCHISSHGESPPSWIYVTEKPTTTTQLTSADPNLYTPPPPSPISFHLVFRLVLHLVVFCPYLISTVVMVSLYRHKPTGNTEPFTHLTKTTD